The DNA window AAACGTGCCATCTGCCCCAATGCCGCAGGATAGTCCCGTCCCAACCAGTACAGCCATAACCATCCAAAGCGGGTATAGTCGTCATCCTGGTTGGGACTGGATGCCAGCGTTGCACGAGCTGAGCTGGTGTCGCCGCGCCAGAAACAGAAGATCTGAGATTTGGCCACGTATCCGCTGACTTGATCCGGTGCGAGGGCAATTGACTGATCCATCGACTTGATCGCTGGTGCATAATCTCGCAGATAGCGTTCCGTCAACGAAATGTCCTGAGGCAACCAAACGGATCGCGGATTCAGAACGAACGCCCGTTGTAGCTGTTGCACCGCGTCACGCAACTGCCCCTGCCGCCGCCAGATGAAGGCCCGGGCGGAGAGAATATCGGGATCATTGGGGAGGCCGACTTCCGCCGTCGACAGCTCGCGCAGCGCGGCGTCATAGTCTCGAAGACCCCAGTAATAGTAGTAACTCAAAGCGATATGCGCCCAAGGGAGACGCGGCTGCAGAGCCAGCGCCCGGTCAACCGCGGCCTTGGCCAGGCCAAGACGTTCCGGAGTGGCATCGCCCCCTACGCGGTATATTCTGGTATGCACATTGGCGAGCTTGGCATACGCCAGGGCGAATGTGGAATCAAGCTGGACCGCCCGCTGGAACATCTGTACCGCCAACTGGCAGTCTTCACGCGTGAGGTCCGGTCCCCACAGGAGGTCCGACCCCCGCAGATAGGCCTGATACGCCTCCAGATTCCGCGTCGGCATCGCCTCCAAGGCGGCGTGCTCCGAGCCAACGAGCGTCACATCCATCGCCTCAGCGATCCGCGATGCAATGTCCGCCTGGAGGGCAAAGATGTCGGTCAGCGGCCGCTGGTACGTCTCCGCCCAGAGATGGGTGTCATCGGAGACCCGGATCAATTGCGGAACAACCCGCACCATGCTGGTATCGCGGCTCTTGTCCCAGCGGATCGTTCCCTCCAACACGTAGTCGACGCCCAATTCCCTGGCCACCTCTCGCAGCTTCTTCGTCGTGTTCTTGTACTGCATCGTGCTGGTGCGCGAGATCACGCCGAGATCGCGGATCACCGCCAACTTCGCGGTGATTTCGTCGGTGATGCCGTCGGAGAAGTACTCGTCGTCCGACGATCCCAGATTCTCGAACGGCAACACCGCCAGCATCTTGCGCTCAGGAAGAACGCTCCGCCCGGATGGCAGGAGATAACGGGTCACCAGCGCTCCGGCCGCTGCAACGACAGCAACACCCACAACGACCGCGAGTGCCAACTTCCAAGGTCGTCTCGCAGCGACGATTCTCGTGCTGGTGACGCGGCCGGCACCGGTCAAAGTCCGTCGGAGCGCGGTCAGGTCTGTCACCAAGTCCGCTGCTGACTGATACCGCTGGGCGGGATCCTTGGCCAGACACTTGGAGACGATCGACTGCAACTGCTCAGGAACGCCTGTCTTGTATCGCGCCAACGGCTCGGGTGTTTCTGTGACGACGGCATAGGCGATGGCGGTCTCCGTCTCTCCCTCGAACGGTCGCTGCCGGCACACCAGCTCGTACAGGATCACGCCCAGCGAGAAGATATCGCCGCGATGGTCAACCCGCCTCCCCTCGGTCTGCTCCGGCGACATGTAATACGCTGTCCCCATCCGGGTGCCCTTCTTGGTGAGGGTCGTCGCCCCCTTCCACCTCGCCAACCCGAAGTCCGTGATCTTGACCAGACGCTTGGACGTCACCAGGACATTCTCCGGCTTGATGTCACGGTGCACAATGCCATGTTCATGGGCGGCTTGCAACCCCTCGGCGACCTGGATCACCAAATCCAGAATCTCCGATAACGTCAGCTTCTCGTCGCGGGCCAACTCCGGCAGGGATCGCCCCTCGACATATTCCATGATGAGGAAGGCGCGCCCATCGGCCTCGCCGACATCGAGAAACGTCGCGATGTGGGGATGACTCAGCATCGCCTGGGCTTTGGCCTCGTGGATGAACCGCTGCCGAGCTTCCGGATCAGTGGATCGACCGGCGGACAGGAACTTGATGGCAACCTGGCGGTCCAAGTTGGTGTCAGTGGCCAGATACACCTCCCCCATCCCGCCTTCGCCCAGCTTGGCGGTGATCGTGTAATGGGAGATCGTCTGGCCGATCATGGGATCGCCCTGATCAAGAAGTCCCGGCACGATTAAGTTAGCGGGGAGCGCAAGAATCCACAAGGCAGGAGTTCAACGCAGCGACCGTGTGGAGGACGCTGCTGAGCATCGGAGTCAGACCGTTGGTGTTGCGCGCCGCAACACCTGATTGCCAACCGCGCGTAGACCCCGGTTGTCGTGATCTGCCGGCGGTCCAATCCCTGTGGACCCAGGAGAGTTGGACGGCCCGCTCAAGGGAAGATCGCCGGGACCGATCTTCTACTTGTGGAGGGTGCCACCATGTCGGTACAGAAACGTGGTCTCTGGTCGATGGTCTCCGAAGCTCCGCCGGTATTCGTCGGCTTGGCGGGGTCGGTGATCTTGGCGCTGGAGGGGAAGATTCTTCAACCGCTCTTCACGCTGCTCCTCGTCGCCATCCACCGCTACTCGGGACGGTTCCTGTCCCGCGTGTATCTGACCTCCGATGAGGTGGCAGACTGGACGGCGGTCAGAACGTTGACCACGGTCTGCTGTCTGGCCCTGCCGTTCTACCTTGCCGTGACCATGACGTCGCCTTCATAGGTCCGGATCTCACAACGAGGAGCGACAGGAACGCTCACGGGCATCAAGGGCGCCCGGCCGCGGGGCCGGAGTGGAGTTGCTGACGCTCTGGCGCCGATCTCCGTCGCTGTGATCTACCGGTGCCCGAAGGTGCAGGTCGCCGGTCCTGTGGTACAGCCGGGTGGCGAAACCGGGGCGCAGAAAATCACCGTGAGGTGGGTAACGCGCTGACCTGCGCCAGAAAACGCGTGAACAACTCCATCCCCGGCCAGGTCTGCCGCCGCAAGGCACCGTGTCTTTCCACCCATCGGGGCGCCAACGTCAGGGGAATCAGACGCGGCGCGTCGTTCGCCAATTCCGCGACCAACCTGGCCAGCGCCGCCGAGATCGGCTGCGGCATCGGCACCTTCATGATCGGATTGTTGATCGGATCGACGCACCACGCCGCCGGCGACGTCACGTTGTGTTCCCGGCAGGCCGTGGGACGGTGAGGATGGATGCCGCAGGACTCGTCGACCAGAAAGGGACAGGGAATCCCCAGAGCAAAGTAGTGCGGCGCGACTTCGAGGGCCCGCTCATCATCGTAATTGTCGGAAAGAAACAGTTCCACAAGACGGGCAGCGACCAGACGCTTTTCAGCCGTTTGAAACCGCGACAGTACTTCGTGCCGACTCGCTTCCGCCCACGTCTCAATCCGGTCCATCAGATAGAAACACTCAGGGGCCGAAAGGGCGACCATTTGCCGGCAACAGGCCCCGCATTTGGCCCGGCAGGAGATCGCCCGCCCCGCTTTCTGTTCACGGCGACTCGCCAAGGCGACCGTGATGTCTGTCAATTCGAGCGCCAGGGGAACCAGATCCCCCAACGACATTGGCCCCGGGTCGATGTGAACCGTACCCCTAATCTCGCCGTCAGGCGTCGAAATCGAGACTCGCACAGCCACCGCCCCGCCCGGTGATTCCGGTGCCTGATTCGTGCTCTCGCCCATGGTTCCCCCGCTGCGGATCACAGCATTCCCGGCTACGATTAGCGCGCGGCGAGATCATCGTCAACCGAAATCCATACCGCGGAGAAAGCGCTTCACTCGCGACGCACCGCCCGCCGGAGCGCCTGATCTGACACCCCGGCATGGCAGGTTGCTGGAAGACACATGGGAGTGGTCCCTCGCGCCCATTTGTCATCCCGAGTCCGCCCATGGCGGACGAGGGATCTGCTGTTTCTCCGATGAGAGGAAAGCAGATTCTTCGCCCCGCCAGAGAGCGGCGGGGCCCAGAATGACATGGATGGTCCTTTGTCAGCATCCCGCTAACACAATGAGCGGGCGAAGGAGCTCCCCGATCCGTCCTCCGGACGCCGTGCCTGCCGGCAGGCAGGGATCGAGCTCTAACAGGCTGCTGAAAAACACCATAGGAAGCCTTGAAAACGGGTCTGTCATGCTGAGCGAAGCGAAGCATCTGCTTCCCCTCCCCTATGAAGAAACAGCAGATTCTTCACCCCGCCGAAGAGCGGCGGGGTTCAGAATGACAGTGTCGGATGGTTTTTCAGCAACCTGCTAAAGGAAGAGCGGACTGTCTGACCACCGACGGGACGAAGAAAACAATACTATTTCAGAATACTATACCTATATGCTCGACGCCGCTTAATGCTCGACAGGGGCGGCGTGGCTGTATTTCTTAATCACGTAGTCGCATCCCTCCGCCGTCACAGATCGACGCGCCGCGGAGATTGGTACTCCACAGGCCGCAGTCCAAAGCCAAGGAGGTGTCTCATGCGAAGCAGGAGATTCAATCTCATGACTGCCTGCTTGTCGCTGGCCGGTTGCCTTGTCCTGAGCACGTCAACGACCCACGGACAGGGATTGTGTTATTTGCCGGCCGTCAACTACGCCCCGGGAGATGGTCCTCACTCCGTCTTTGCCGCCGATCTGGACGGAGATGGAGATGCCGACTTGGCAGTCGCGAATGACAACAGTGGCACCGTCTCTGTGCTGGCGAACAACGGAGATGGCACTTTCGCGGATGCGGAGGACTACGCAATTGGGGGCGGTCCCACCTCGGTGTTCGCCGCGGACCTGGATGGGGATCTCGATCTTGATCTGGCAGTGGCCAGAAGCCAGACCGACAGTGTCTCGGTGCTGAAGAACCACGGCGACGGGACCTTCGCCGCAGCGGTCAACTACTCCGCCGGCCACAATCCTTACTCCGTGTTTGCTGCCGACTTGGACGGAGATGACGACGCGGATTTGGCTGTGGCCGACATAGGTTCCCTGTTGATCTCTGTGCTGATAAACGGCGGCAACGGGACTTTCTCTCCCCCCGTGACCTACGGGGCTGGGGAAGGACCCATTTCTATCTTCGCGGCCGACTTGGAC is part of the Candidatus Zixiibacteriota bacterium genome and encodes:
- a CDS encoding protein kinase, with product MIGQTISHYTITAKLGEGGMGEVYLATDTNLDRQVAIKFLSAGRSTDPEARQRFIHEAKAQAMLSHPHIATFLDVGEADGRAFLIMEYVEGRSLPELARDEKLTLSEILDLVIQVAEGLQAAHEHGIVHRDIKPENVLVTSKRLVKITDFGLARWKGATTLTKKGTRMGTAYYMSPEQTEGRRVDHRGDIFSLGVILYELVCRQRPFEGETETAIAYAVVTETPEPLARYKTGVPEQLQSIVSKCLAKDPAQRYQSAADLVTDLTALRRTLTGAGRVTSTRIVAARRPWKLALAVVVGVAVVAAAGALVTRYLLPSGRSVLPERKMLAVLPFENLGSSDDEYFSDGITDEITAKLAVIRDLGVISRTSTMQYKNTTKKLREVARELGVDYVLEGTIRWDKSRDTSMVRVVPQLIRVSDDTHLWAETYQRPLTDIFALQADIASRIAEAMDVTLVGSEHAALEAMPTRNLEAYQAYLRGSDLLWGPDLTREDCQLAVQMFQRAVQLDSTFALAYAKLANVHTRIYRVGGDATPERLGLAKAAVDRALALQPRLPWAHIALSYYYYWGLRDYDAALRELSTAEVGLPNDPDILSARAFIWRRQGQLRDAVQQLQRAFVLNPRSVWLPQDISLTERYLRDYAPAIKSMDQSIALAPDQVSGYVAKSQIFCFWRGDTSSARATLASSPNQDDDYTRFGWLWLYWLGRDYPAALGQMARLSSRPLPLEDEGVMPKTLLRAMVYDLMSEPARARGCYDSARVILEDELKERPDDHRVHGALGLAYAGLDRKQEAIQEGKLGTEILPVSRDAMTGPLRVADLAQIYIMVGEYDQALDQIEYLLSIPSLVSVSLLRLDPRYDPLRELPRFQRLLEQPDKVF
- a CDS encoding YkgJ family cysteine cluster protein yields the protein MGESTNQAPESPGGAVAVRVSISTPDGEIRGTVHIDPGPMSLGDLVPLALELTDITVALASRREQKAGRAISCRAKCGACCRQMVALSAPECFYLMDRIETWAEASRHEVLSRFQTAEKRLVAARLVELFLSDNYDDERALEVAPHYFALGIPCPFLVDESCGIHPHRPTACREHNVTSPAAWCVDPINNPIMKVPMPQPISAALARLVAELANDAPRLIPLTLAPRWVERHGALRRQTWPGMELFTRFLAQVSALPTSR